A stretch of Camelina sativa cultivar DH55 chromosome 18, Cs, whole genome shotgun sequence DNA encodes these proteins:
- the LOC104761171 gene encoding K(+) efflux antiporter 5 isoform X2, which translates to MARFAVIGLTFLLLLGTSLSARSDEETRERFYGNLVNSTAPGNGEGSIAKMFDRVLEKEFSENDSPEGSDGASFNSSVADQQAEIETVAKVTHEKGKRNDTQENNGTRPFQLQDVFSLENEDSDDMTLIDKKNNVFVMSNKKSKYPILQVDLRLISDLVVIIVFAAIGGIVFSCLGQPVIVGYLLAGSIIGPGGLKFISEMVQVETVAQFGVVFLLFALGLEFSMTKLKVVGPVAVLGGLLQIVLLMFLCGVTALLCGARLSEGIFVGAFLSMSSTAVVVKFLVERNSTSSLHGQVTIGILIFQDCVVGLLFALLPVLGGNSGLLQGIISMGKLLLILSIYLTVASLLTWSFVPRFLKLMIQLSSQTNELYQLAAVAFCLLSAWCSDKLGLSLELGSFVAGVMLSTTEFAQHTLEQVEPIRNLFAALFLSSIGMLINVHFLWNHVDILLASVILVIVIKTAIAAVVVKAFRYNMKISFHVGVLLAQIGEFAFVLLSRASNLHVIEGKMYLLLLGTTALSLVTTPLLFKLIPSAMNLGVLLRWFPSENSSQNEEKASLIEVHNRTK; encoded by the exons ATGGCGAGATTCGCAGTGATTGGATTAACGTTCCTCCTTCTACTTGGTACGTCTTTATCAGCGAGATCTGATGAAGAAACGCGGGAGCGGTTTTACGGAAACCTTGTGAACTCGACGGCTCCGGGTAACGGTGAAGGAAGTATCGCTAAAATGTTCGATCGGGTTCTCGAGAAAGAGTTTTCCGAAAACGATTCCCCTgaag GATCTGATGGAGCTAGCTTTAACAGCAGTGTTGCTGATCAACAA GCTGAAATAGAGACTGTTGCTAAAGTAACGCATGAGAAGGGTAAAAGGAATGATACACAAGAGAATAA TGGTACCAGACCATTCCAGCTTCAAGATGTTTTTTCCCTGGAAAATGAAGATTCTGATGATATGACTCTTATAGACAAAAAG AATAATGTTTTTGTCATGTCTAACAAGAAATCTAAGTATCCCATACTTCAAGTAGATTTGAG ACTGATATCAGATTTGGTGGTCATTATTGTTTTTGCTGCGATTGGTGGGATCGTCTTCTCTTGTCTTGGACAACCG GTCATTGTTGGATATCTTCTTGCGGGGTCAATCATTGGGCCAGGAGGACTGAAATTCATCAGTGAAATGGTTCAG GTTGAAACCGTAGCACAGTTTGGCgttgttttccttctttttgcTTTGGGCTTGGAATTCTCAATGACTAAG CTGAAAGTTGTTGGCCCGGTTGCTGTCCTTGGAGGGCTTCTTCAGATTGTCTTACTTATGTTTTTATGTGGTGTAACTGCCTTG TTGTGTGGAGCAAGGTTGTCAGAGGGTATTTTTGTTGGTGCCTTTTTATCTATGTCATCAACTGCAGTG GTAGTAAAGTTTTTGGTAGAACGGAACAGCACAAGTTCTCTTCATGGTCAAGTTACAATAGGGATACTTATCTTTCAG GACTGTGTTGTTGGTTTACTATTCGCCCTGCTTCCAGTTTTGGGTGGTAACAGTGGTTTACTACAAGGGATTATATCAATGGGAAAGCT GCTACTGATATTGTCCATATATCTCACTGTGGCATCTCTATTAACCTGGTCATTTGTACCCCGCTTTCTGAAGCTAATGATTCAATTATCATCTCAA ACAAATGAACTTTACCAATTAGCTGCTGTGGCATTCTGCTTACTATCTGCATGG TGCAGTGACAAGCTGGGTCTTAGTCTTGAGTTGGGATCATTTGTGGCTGGTGTTATGTTGTCTACGACCGAATTTGCTCAACATACACTAGAGCAG GTGGAACCAATTCGTAATTTGTTTGCCGCTCTCTTTCTATCCAGTATCGGGATGCTCATTAATGTTCACTTTCTCTGGAACCACGTGGATATTCTTTTGGCTTCGGTGATTCTAGTGATAGTTATTAAGACAGCAATTGCAGCAGTAGTTGTTAAGGCTTTTAGATACAACATGAAGATATCTTTCCAC GTCGGGGTATTACTTGCTCAGATTGGAGAGTTCGCCTTTGTTCTCCTAAGCCGAGCGTCAAACCTACACGTTATCGAG GGGAAAATGTATCTCCTCCTTTTGGGCACAACAGCTCTAAGTCTT GTAACTACTCCATTGCTGTTCAAGTTAATACCGAGTGCAATGAACCTCGGTGTCCTCCTTCGATGGTTTCCTTCTGAGAACAGTTCCCAGAACGAG GAGAAAGCATCATTGATAGAAGTACATAACAGAACCAAGTGA
- the LOC104761171 gene encoding K(+) efflux antiporter 5 isoform X1, translating into MARFAVIGLTFLLLLGTSLSARSDEETRERFYGNLVNSTAPGNGEGSIAKMFDRVLEKEFSENDSPEGSDGASFNSSVADQQAEIETVAKVTHEKGKRNDTQENNGTRPFQLQDVFSLENEDSDDMTLIDKKNNVFVMSNKKSKYPILQVDLRLISDLVVIIVFAAIGGIVFSCLGQPVIVGYLLAGSIIGPGGLKFISEMVQVETVAQFGVVFLLFALGLEFSMTKLKVVGPVAVLGGLLQIVLLMFLCGVTALLCGARLSEGIFVGAFLSMSSTAVVVKFLVERNSTSSLHGQVTIGILIFQDCVVGLLFALLPVLGGNSGLLQGIISMGKLLLILSIYLTVASLLTWSFVPRFLKLMIQLSSQTNELYQLAAVAFCLLSAWCSDKLGLSLELGSFVAGVMLSTTEFAQHTLEQVEPIRNLFAALFLSSIGMLINVHFLWNHVDILLASVILVIVIKTAIAAVVVKAFRYNMKISFHVGVLLAQIGEFAFVLLSRASNLHVIEGKMYLLLLGTTALSLVTTPLLFKLIPSAMNLGVLLRWFPSENSSQNENLQEKASLIEVHNRTK; encoded by the exons ATGGCGAGATTCGCAGTGATTGGATTAACGTTCCTCCTTCTACTTGGTACGTCTTTATCAGCGAGATCTGATGAAGAAACGCGGGAGCGGTTTTACGGAAACCTTGTGAACTCGACGGCTCCGGGTAACGGTGAAGGAAGTATCGCTAAAATGTTCGATCGGGTTCTCGAGAAAGAGTTTTCCGAAAACGATTCCCCTgaag GATCTGATGGAGCTAGCTTTAACAGCAGTGTTGCTGATCAACAA GCTGAAATAGAGACTGTTGCTAAAGTAACGCATGAGAAGGGTAAAAGGAATGATACACAAGAGAATAA TGGTACCAGACCATTCCAGCTTCAAGATGTTTTTTCCCTGGAAAATGAAGATTCTGATGATATGACTCTTATAGACAAAAAG AATAATGTTTTTGTCATGTCTAACAAGAAATCTAAGTATCCCATACTTCAAGTAGATTTGAG ACTGATATCAGATTTGGTGGTCATTATTGTTTTTGCTGCGATTGGTGGGATCGTCTTCTCTTGTCTTGGACAACCG GTCATTGTTGGATATCTTCTTGCGGGGTCAATCATTGGGCCAGGAGGACTGAAATTCATCAGTGAAATGGTTCAG GTTGAAACCGTAGCACAGTTTGGCgttgttttccttctttttgcTTTGGGCTTGGAATTCTCAATGACTAAG CTGAAAGTTGTTGGCCCGGTTGCTGTCCTTGGAGGGCTTCTTCAGATTGTCTTACTTATGTTTTTATGTGGTGTAACTGCCTTG TTGTGTGGAGCAAGGTTGTCAGAGGGTATTTTTGTTGGTGCCTTTTTATCTATGTCATCAACTGCAGTG GTAGTAAAGTTTTTGGTAGAACGGAACAGCACAAGTTCTCTTCATGGTCAAGTTACAATAGGGATACTTATCTTTCAG GACTGTGTTGTTGGTTTACTATTCGCCCTGCTTCCAGTTTTGGGTGGTAACAGTGGTTTACTACAAGGGATTATATCAATGGGAAAGCT GCTACTGATATTGTCCATATATCTCACTGTGGCATCTCTATTAACCTGGTCATTTGTACCCCGCTTTCTGAAGCTAATGATTCAATTATCATCTCAA ACAAATGAACTTTACCAATTAGCTGCTGTGGCATTCTGCTTACTATCTGCATGG TGCAGTGACAAGCTGGGTCTTAGTCTTGAGTTGGGATCATTTGTGGCTGGTGTTATGTTGTCTACGACCGAATTTGCTCAACATACACTAGAGCAG GTGGAACCAATTCGTAATTTGTTTGCCGCTCTCTTTCTATCCAGTATCGGGATGCTCATTAATGTTCACTTTCTCTGGAACCACGTGGATATTCTTTTGGCTTCGGTGATTCTAGTGATAGTTATTAAGACAGCAATTGCAGCAGTAGTTGTTAAGGCTTTTAGATACAACATGAAGATATCTTTCCAC GTCGGGGTATTACTTGCTCAGATTGGAGAGTTCGCCTTTGTTCTCCTAAGCCGAGCGTCAAACCTACACGTTATCGAG GGGAAAATGTATCTCCTCCTTTTGGGCACAACAGCTCTAAGTCTT GTAACTACTCCATTGCTGTTCAAGTTAATACCGAGTGCAATGAACCTCGGTGTCCTCCTTCGATGGTTTCCTTCTGAGAACAGTTCCCAGAACGAG AATTTGCAGGAGAAAGCATCATTGATAGAAGTACATAACAGAACCAAGTGA
- the LOC104761172 gene encoding CDGSH iron-sulfur domain-containing protein NEET-like isoform X2: protein MATSFTHFTYLISSSYFINKSLPHRESAEVGEKREFPMAILANTFGMGVSYAGQLPFRRVTAGEVGRKQQRMAVVRAEGSGGGGGGINPEIRKNEEKVVDSVVVTELSKNITPYCRCWRSGTFPLCDGSHVKHNKANGDNVGPRFLEKRILVFYLQKLMKMEKSLWWYF, encoded by the exons ATGGCCACAAGCTTTACACACTTCACATATCTaatatcttcttcttacttCATAAACAAATCACTACCACATAGAGAGAGTGCAGAAGTAGGTGAGAAAAGAGAGTTTCCAATGGCTATACTCGCAAACACGTTCGGCATGGGGGTAAGTTACGCCGGACAGCTTCCGTTTAGGCGAGTCACCGCCGGAGAGGTGGGACGTAAGCAGCAGAGGATGGCGGTGGTGAGAGCAGAAGgcagcggaggaggaggaggaggaatcaaTCCGGAGATCAGAAAGAACGAAGAGAAGGTCGTAGACTCTGTTGTCGTCACCGAGCTTTCCAAGAACATAACTCCCTATTGCAG GTGTTGGAGGTCCGGGACGTTTCCATTGTGTGATGGGAGTCATGTGAAGCACAACAAAGCTAATGGAGATAAT GTTGGTCCAAGATTCTTGGAAAAACGAATACTCGTGTTCTATCTCCAAAAACTCATGAAAATGGAGAAGTCTTTGTGGTGGTATTTTTAA
- the LOC104761172 gene encoding CDGSH iron-sulfur domain-containing protein NEET-like isoform X1, translating to MATSFTHFTYLISSSYFINKSLPHRESAEVGEKREFPMAILANTFGMGVSYAGQLPFRRVTAGEVGRKQQRMAVVRAEGSGGGGGGINPEIRKNEEKVVDSVVVTELSKNITPYCRCWRSGTFPLCDGSHVKHNKANGDNARLYTSARSVNAQDPFNFWVFFLLILRSNFFF from the exons ATGGCCACAAGCTTTACACACTTCACATATCTaatatcttcttcttacttCATAAACAAATCACTACCACATAGAGAGAGTGCAGAAGTAGGTGAGAAAAGAGAGTTTCCAATGGCTATACTCGCAAACACGTTCGGCATGGGGGTAAGTTACGCCGGACAGCTTCCGTTTAGGCGAGTCACCGCCGGAGAGGTGGGACGTAAGCAGCAGAGGATGGCGGTGGTGAGAGCAGAAGgcagcggaggaggaggaggaggaatcaaTCCGGAGATCAGAAAGAACGAAGAGAAGGTCGTAGACTCTGTTGTCGTCACCGAGCTTTCCAAGAACATAACTCCCTATTGCAG GTGTTGGAGGTCCGGGACGTTTCCATTGTGTGATGGGAGTCATGTGAAGCACAACAAAGCTAATGGAGATAAT GCCCGGCTCTATACATCTGCACGGAGTGTAAATGCACAAGATCcatttaatttttgggttttttttcttttgattttaaggtccaatttttttttttaa
- the LOC104761172 gene encoding CDGSH iron-sulfur domain-containing protein NEET-like isoform X3, whose translation MATSFTHFTYLISSSYFINKSLPHRESAEVGEKREFPMAILANTFGMGVSYAGQLPFRRVTAGEVGRKQQRMAVVRAEGSGGGGGGINPEIRKNEEKVVDSVVVTELSKNITPYCRCWRSGTFPLCDGSHVKHNKANGDNVGPLLLKKQ comes from the exons ATGGCCACAAGCTTTACACACTTCACATATCTaatatcttcttcttacttCATAAACAAATCACTACCACATAGAGAGAGTGCAGAAGTAGGTGAGAAAAGAGAGTTTCCAATGGCTATACTCGCAAACACGTTCGGCATGGGGGTAAGTTACGCCGGACAGCTTCCGTTTAGGCGAGTCACCGCCGGAGAGGTGGGACGTAAGCAGCAGAGGATGGCGGTGGTGAGAGCAGAAGgcagcggaggaggaggaggaggaatcaaTCCGGAGATCAGAAAGAACGAAGAGAAGGTCGTAGACTCTGTTGTCGTCACCGAGCTTTCCAAGAACATAACTCCCTATTGCAG GTGTTGGAGGTCCGGGACGTTTCCATTGTGTGATGGGAGTCATGTGAAGCACAACAAAGCTAATGGAGATAATGTTGGTCCTCTTCTTCTCAAGAAACAgtag